The nucleotide sequence TACCTGCACCAGCatgccccacccaccccacccccatccccactatctctccccccaccaccgccaaccttttttctgattttttaaaaatctggcagAGACTATACTGCTCAGTGATGTTCACAGAATCCTATAGAAAGCCAGAGCCCTATGAGAAATGGATTTAATCCAGCTGATTCTTCCTGTAACAGGGATCTGAGTAGATGACCCACTAAGAGCCTGCTCTAAGGTCATCTCGGAGTAACCAGGCTTTCTGACATCTGGCTGTTTAAAGCTGGTCTTCAAGTTCTCatttaaaatacatagaaaaaggaaaatggatttTGTTTAGCCATGCTTTTGTAAGACTGTGTCTATAAACTATAAATACAAGTCTCAGGTTAGAATAAGCCATAAAGATCAAGGTATTTCAACTGTAGTATTTCAAGTAGTTGTCCTCCTAGAAAGCTAGAAGCTGGGAGCTCCTGTAGTCCACTCCATAGACCATGAATGTGGCCACATCGGCCCCAGCTTCTGTGGCCCCTAACTGCTTTATCTTGTGGTCGCTCTGAGTGAGAACgggagagaggcaggagaagGCTGAGTGTGTAACCATGTCTCCTTCCCCGCAGTGTATCCCATGGGAAACGGCACGAGCAGGCTGTACAGCGCTCTCGCCAAGACACTCACCAGCAGCGCGGCGTCCCAGCACCCGGAGTACCTGGTGGCCGCCGACCCGGAGCACCTGGAGCCCATCGACCCCAAAGAGCTCCTGGAGGAATGCAGGGCTGTCCTGCACACCCGGCCCCCGCGGTTCCAGAGGGACTTCGTGGCTCTGCCGGCTGATTGCCCCAGTAGCCACCCTCCCATTAGGGTTATGCAGTGGAACATCCTTGCCCAAGGTAGGCCTGCTGCATCTCTGCCTGTaccgccgccgccccgccgctTCTGCGTGTGCCCGATGCACCTCGGCCTGGATGGGGGCGGCTAGAACCGGGGAGCTCTCCcaaggggaggtgggggcagggagtccTCTGGTTTTCACTGATAAATCCAGCGATTCAGAGGTATTTCTTTCTTCCGTGTTGGTAGACTTTGCATATTCAGTGACAGCTTCTGTCTCCCAGCACATCCAGATTTCAAGGCCCCGGTCTCTTATTAGCCTGAAACTTCCTGTTGTCTGCAGCTTTCAGTCCACAGCGCTAAGATAGCGTTTGCCAGGGAGAGACTGAGCCTGCCGAGTGGGCGATGTACAGTCTTCTGCAGATGGGGGCGGGAGAGGGGGGTGGTGGTCTGGGTGCTCTGGCCAGATTCTCATCCAAACGCATCTTTATCGTTTGAGGCCAGAGATGTTGCCTCTGTTCTCTGTGCTTTGAGATACTTGTTGCGGTAGAGAGGACGCTtttcctgggtctgctgcatttaAAAACAGCTGTGTCAGTCAACTTTGTGCAGTGGTGCTGATCGTGGAGCTGTTGAAATTTTAAGAGGAAACCAGGGTCAccattttcccttccttttctggAATAGAAGGGCATACTCCCTgacttttcaaaattttggattcattttttttcttttctcagatagaGGTAAAAGCTGCCTGTTTAAAATAGGTGTCATTTATGGTATCTATAAAGGCTTAGTACAGGGCTAAATGTATTTAGTTCATCTCACATAGCTTAGATCTCTTAGACTACAAAGAACATTGTTTAAAGCTAAAACTTAATGTTTTATGTCCTGGAATATGTGGCTTTATTATGTCTTCTGTCCTGGAATAGAGACAGATAGTTTTAATATGAAAGAGTCAATTCCTTGCTTCATGCGGATGGTAAGAGGTAAAGTTTGGAGGTCAGTGCAGTAAGAGAATCCCCCCAGAGCACTTGAAGCAGAGAAAGTACTGTGAAGGTCTTAGGTGGCCTTACACCCAAGGAGACCCCCAGGTATTTAGCAGCTGACAACCGACTGGCTTTTGTATTTCAGCTCTTGGCGAAGGCAAAGACAACTTTGTCCAGTGCCCTATCGAAGCCCTCAagtgggaagaaaggaaatgtctgaTCCTGGAAGAGATCCTCGCCTACCAGCCAGATATCCTGTGCCTCCAGGAGGTGGACCACTACTTCGACACCTTCCAGCCCCTCCTCAGTAGACTGGGCTATCAGGGCACCTTCTTCCCCAAGCCCTGGTCGCCTTGTCTGGATGTGGAGCACAACAATGGACCCGACGGCTGCGCCTTGTTCTTCCTCCAAAACCGATTCAAGCTGGTCAACAGTGCCAACATCCGGCTGACAGCCATGACGCTGAAAACCAACCAGGTGGCCATCGCCCAGACCCTGGAGTGCAGGGAGTCCAGCCGCCAGCTCTGCATCGCCGTCACCCACCTGAAGGCTCGCACTGGCTGGGAGCGATTTCGATCAGCTCAAGGCTGCGACCTCCTCCAAAACCTGCAGACCATCACCCAAGGGGCCAAGATTCCCCTGATTGTTTGTGGAGACTTCAACGCAGAGCCCACAGAGGAGGTCTACAAGCACTTTGCCTCCTCCAGCCTCAATCTGAACAGCGCCTACAAGCTGCTGAGCGCTGATGGGCAGTCGGAGCCTCCGTACACGACCTGGAAGATCCGGACCTCAGGCGAGTGCCGGCACACGCTCGATTATATCTGGTACTCGAGGCAGGCGCTCAGAGTGCGGTCAGCCCTGGACCTGCTCACCGAGGAGCAGATTGGACCCAACCGGCTACCGTCCTTCAATTACCCTTCAGACCACCTGTCCCTAGTGTGTGACTTCAGCTTTAACGAGGAACCCTGATAGACATTTATAAACACTTGTCTGTGTCTTTTTAATCGCAGGAGTCTTAACCAGGGATGTTTCAGGAAACTGAAATAGAATAAGTTGACTGAGGAAGGGTTCCCAGTTTctcacttctttctttcattgtttccagCATGCCCTTGGGAAGGAACCCCATTAGCTCACATTGAAACCTTCAGCGAAAACGGTTTTTGCACTCCAGTATTGctttgcattttcttctttcccttaggATTAATTACATGTTGATCATTTAAGGGCATTATATTAGGCTTGTTTTGAAGCTTTTTCTGTTAGAGGATACTATATTAAAATAGTAGACTTGCTTGAGTCTCCCATAATTAACAAGTGTGCAGGAACAGTTTCTCTAGACATTTCaagttatttatttgtgttttttaatatcaAGTTATGCatggcaatatttatttttttatatcttcatgtaaaattaagtaaattataaCATGAACATGTTAAAACCATGCAAAACGTAAGTTATAGAATAATTTATAGTAATTTTCTTAAAGctttaaagatgtttttattgGGGTCTAATAAAATAGTAGTGTGTAAAGGAGCTATTTAGTCTTGAGGGGATTTTGTTATTTAAGTGGAAATACCAGTTCTCCTTGACACGTTCTTCATAAATCTTTGCTATGCCTCTGTGTTCTCCATTATTgtgtttcttgaagagattccaTGGCCAGTCTTCATTATTTAGTCACTGTTACACATTTCTGGTATTCCCTTGGAGTGCTGTTGGTATTCATTTGCAGTCCCTCTgccattatttatttgtattgaaTGTGCTTTGCACAGTAGATATATTTAGGAGCTGTTATGTGGTAGTGGCTAAAGACAGTAGGACCTTCTTTTCGGAGATGGGAAACTATTCCTGGTCTGTTCATGAAGCTGTGGTTGAGATTTACTAAGATGGCCTGGTTTTAAAACATCTAGAAAGCAGAATATAAAAAGTTAACCTGGAATTCTCTTTGCCCAGAAATAAAGTGGTAAAGTTAACAGGTGAAACTCCTAATGAAATCCCAGAAAACAGCCCACtggtaataatatattttaactcGTGAGTTGTAAATATTTGAGATTAATAAATTGTCTCTTAAAGCTAGTGTTTTAATATCTTGTCTTTTTAATGCATAGAGAATAAATTTGGTCTTTTAATACTGTTAATGTGGCGCCCACACAAACCCTGACAGTCAGACCTTCATTTTAAAGTGGACAGAGGTGGCTGTGTATTTGAAGGTGGCGTCTGATGCTATGTTTGTGAGGTATCACTGGTGACAAGGTTGGAGTCTGCAAAAATAGCTCCTCCAGGTATTGGAAATGCTTTTGAAACAAATGAGGGCTTCAGTATATATCAAAATATCATCTGTACCAGCTATCACCTGGTTCAGATTTTAGCAGTGACTGAATTTGTACATTGAGAAGCAGAATACTGATTTGGACAGGCGTTACATACTGTTTACCTGCCCTAGAGCACACCAGTTTGAAATTATCATACCCATATCATAAGCAAATCTGGATGAGAATAAAAGCCAAAAAAGTGTTTCCATTTCAAATGTTAACAGGCTATGGgagaagggtgggggtgggtgggaatgcCTCTGAGCAAAAGGGCTCCTGGAAATATCGACAGGTCACCCTTCAGTATTGCCGTGGCGGTAGGCTAAACACATACTTCTGTATGCTTTTGTTATCTGTATTTGTCTTCATTGAAAATGTAGTCATGTGAGCATTTTATGTAAAGTTTTTTTAGTAGTTTATAAATCTTGCTAGGTGgcactttatttttacttctctagTCTTTCTTTTGTAGACAGCTCTGCCTTGGGGACCATCAGTTACCTGAAGGCATAATGGCAAATAACAGATCTCTGttctaaatttctaaaattattaatatgttcCATTACTGAGTTTCTTATTCCATGCCTATGTCCCTTTTGAGCCAGCTTTTCCTTTTTATAGCGCATGATATTTTGACTACTGTTATAATTAGAGTCTTAGAAGGTAAATTGTACAGATTCTTGAAGACAGTGTGAGAGTGGATTTTTTTATTCCTCCATGGCTGTATTTCAGGAGATTATACGAGGTGGTAGGGATGACATAGTAGAGCATAATGGTGTGTATAACATTTGAGTCCCTTATTTTTGGCTCCAGGAGCTTTGCATATGACTTAAAAACTGCTCCTAATTTAAAATGGAgcctagggactttcctggtaacGGAgaagctaagactctgcactcccagtgcagggtgcccaggttcgatccctgatcagggaactagatcccatgtgctgtgtgtCGCAAGGaaggacctagcacagccaaataaatattttaaaaaataattgggcCTAAAAAGCCCAAATAATCTAAGCAAAGTCCCAGTGGGattaaattctaaaaaagaagaaaataaaaacacatgctAATAATCATAATTGACTTCAACTGGAAAGGCATCCAAAAAATGAATGTGCTTGAATAAGGAGCTCTTAACTTTTTTAAATGACATGTATAAAAATACAGCACAGGCAAGCTTTTATCTAGAGTGGTTGGATACTGGAATGGCAAGAGGTCTGGAGCTGGGCTTATAAAAGCAAATTCTGTAGAAGGGCATGAGCTGTAAGTAAAAGGACTTAGCTGTGACCACTGTGACTCTAgggcctccattttctcatctagaTACAGCATCACACCTACCTTGTCAGTCTCAGATTTGTCAGATATTtgtaaaacaatattgtaaatttttGGTAAGTCATTGAGTAAAGGTTTAAGGCTAAGGTCAGCGCTTAAGGTTcaaagcaaaaaaggaaagggCACTGTACTTGATATCCTAACATTCATGATGTCCTAACAAGCCACTCTTAATCCTTCCATTTGAAAGGGCAGATAGTGTTAATAGAAATTAAGACCCAATAGGTGAGGGATTGTTGGGAGTGGCAAGCTTTTTTCAGCCCCGTTTCTCCAGGCAAATGTGAGGTTGTAGATCAGTGATTCAATTTCAGGAGAGGATGTCATCCCTGCTTTGACTTGTTGAGAGAGGAAACAACAGCCACAACTCCAGGCCCTTTGTTTGCCAGATGTCTGTGGAAAGCTCACCTCTAAGAAACTATTCATTAGGACATAGTCACATCCATTCCTCTTGACAGAATATTTTGAGAAGCCTTGGTACTTCTAGGCTGCTACTGGTAAACCAAGATGAAATCTCAGGATGAATTCGTATTTGCTTTGGCTGCTGAGACATTCAAAACCAAACCTTATAGCTGGATTTTAATTACTGTGTACCATTCTGTAGCATGTATTCCTTTTGCCGTCCTGCCTTTTTCTTCATGTCATTGTCTTTCACATGCTTATTTTTGTTGACTTTCATTTGTTCTTACAATATATAAACtatctaaagttttttttttaatctaaagcaGAATCTAAACTGCCACATCGAGCAGATTCAGGCTTCTAGATGTAGACCACTTGCATATTAGAATGCTGGAAGTATAATAAGAGTATAAGTATAATAAGAGTCCTGCATCACAGGGAGGAAACACCAGTCAGGAGAGATGATGGAAAGCTGGATACGGGCTACCCTTGGCATCTTAAGATTGGTAAACCTGAAGAGAACACCCAGCAAAATTCTGCATTTTAGTATTTAAGTTTGTGAGAGCAGGGATCACTGCATGGTGAGACAGACTTACTCAGACACTAAGCTTATTTTACCCCAACCCCTGCCATTTT is from Muntiacus reevesi chromosome 13, mMunRee1.1, whole genome shotgun sequence and encodes:
- the NOCT gene encoding nocturnin, whose protein sequence is MDTPSLVRLVAPALSARCARRLPSSSSRPAADSASASRHPQLCPRRLGLVCLRPSPEPRLEEKEPRSLCSDGPKSLLGLPTSAGPAGRWGARGAAAVLAAAPGMYQSPRRLCSALLQRDAPGLRRPPGPPPPRRLSPTAAPRLQSPRLLAAASAARDVARSCSRAVYPMGNGTSRLYSALAKTLTSSAASQHPEYLVAADPEHLEPIDPKELLEECRAVLHTRPPRFQRDFVALPADCPSSHPPIRVMQWNILAQALGEGKDNFVQCPIEALKWEERKCLILEEILAYQPDILCLQEVDHYFDTFQPLLSRLGYQGTFFPKPWSPCLDVEHNNGPDGCALFFLQNRFKLVNSANIRLTAMTLKTNQVAIAQTLECRESSRQLCIAVTHLKARTGWERFRSAQGCDLLQNLQTITQGAKIPLIVCGDFNAEPTEEVYKHFASSSLNLNSAYKLLSADGQSEPPYTTWKIRTSGECRHTLDYIWYSRQALRVRSALDLLTEEQIGPNRLPSFNYPSDHLSLVCDFSFNEEP